The Orcinus orca chromosome 1, mOrcOrc1.1, whole genome shotgun sequence DNA window GAATTACCTTTCCAGTTCTTTTTAGTTCAGAGTAgtgttaaaataaatatccacCCCTAAGTGCATGCTTTCTGGAGAATGGGAGAGACTCAGCCATGCCAAAGTGCAGGATTCCAACCAGGGTCATCGAGTCTGGTAGATGCCTCTACATCGACACTCAGTAGCTCACTCTACCTCTTTCACAGCCACTAAGAGATGGTAATGAAATCTTGTGGTCATAAAACAGCTGGCCATCTTTTCTCACTGGGGCCCCCTtgtggctggggggtgggggtggatgctGAGCTCTTCCGGAAGGAAGCAAGTAGGTGGAATGCTGTGGTTGTCTGTATTTACAGAAGAATAACAgctgcacacatatacacattcatgtgtgtatgtgcatacatGTGTACACACGTGAACCTGCACATGTGTGAACAGGTTTTGGGTGGGTAGAAAGCCACTAATGCTTCCTACAGAGACCTGGGCAATTGATGGTGGTAGGGGAACCAGTGACAGAAATCCCATCTAATGTGCCAAGATATCAGAATGTCCTCAGGGAGGTGTCTGCGGCCATGGAGATCATTAGCCATAATCAGGATCCCTGCTGCTATAGCCCATTCTTGCCCTGACCATGCAAATTCCTCTACCAGGAATTGAAAGTAAGGCTAAGGTTCTTAAAAAGCCAGATAAGTAAAGAGGTGCCGTGCCATTCAGGGGCTTTGGAACGCTGGTATGGGAGAGGAAATATGCAGTCGATTTGAATGACTTCTTGATTCCTCAGTGTAAAAACTGCTAACTGGTAGGTGTTTGGAATATTGGATTTGGTTGGGAGCTCATCTGTCTACTGACAGCTACTTGTCTTCATTTCTGTCCAAGGGACGATGGGAAAGAGGCACTCAAATTCTACACAGACCCTTCGTACTTCTTTGATCTTTGGAAGGAGAAGATGCTGCAGGACACCAAGGATAtcatgaaagagaagagaaagcataGGGTGAGGGGAAAGGGGCCTCTGTTCTACACATCAGTAGGCACGACTGTGGAGGGGGGATAAAAAGGAAGCCAGTCTTATGTTAAGTAATCATTCCGAGTGGCTGCTTGCGTGGATGTCAGGTgagactcttaaaaaaaaatgtgtccacTCCAAGCACAACCAAGATGAAAGTATAAATCACACCAAAAATGTGTTTGTTCCTCCCGGTGCTATTAACAATTGAGTATATTCAGGCTGAGTTTTAGAAATTGACTTTTCTATTCACCATTTATTTCTCTTGCAATTTGCACCTGACTCTGCTGGACACTCAAGCTAGGCTAGTTCCCTTCCCTGCCAGTTTTGCAGCTCATTTCTCAGAGATCAGCACAAGGCTCTACAGTGTTTGATTTGCAACAAGAGTGGTTTAACACCTTGACTACTGGTTGGGTGAGGCAGTGGTGGGGGCATAGGCCTGGTTTTGGTAGATGCTCCCCTCCCCTTAGGCTGCCAGTGATGTGTGTAAGCATATGACCTACCAGTTGCAACCTCACAATCCCATTAGCATGGCTGCCGGGAGGCCCAAGAGAGCGCCAGGGGCTAGTGCAGCTGCACAGGCTGAAGAATTCTTCATTGGttgttttggtttgttctttAACTATTTCCTTATATCTGTCCCAGATATCTACCGCTATcattatttctcttctctcttgacTGACCTTTGCGgcataacaaataataaatagcTGTTTACTAACTGCCTAACAATTGGAGCTGCTgaaaaacatgaatgaattaCCCAAAGAGGTAGTGGGTAGAGGTGTTTGAGTATGGGATTGAGGAAATGTGTTTGAGCCCAGGAGGTGGTTTGGATTAGATGACCTCTAGGTCACTCTAAACCCAGCAATTCTGTAAATTCTATAGTTACTGTATGTTGTCTAGGCAAatcttctcttgggtatatatccatgAAGCTGGGTGGAATTTTAATGAAGAACTTTGGGAAATGTTTATTAaggcttttctgtttcttttcattgtagaaagagaagaaggataaTCCAAATCGAGGAAATGTAAACCCACGTAAAATCAAGACACGTAAGGAAGAGTGGGAGAAAATGAAGATGGGTCAAGAATTTGTAGAATCCAAAGAAAAGCTGGGGCCTTCTGGGTAGGTGATGCTTCTCTCCTCTTGGTAGCATTCTTTGAAGGGGCTGGGCACCTGGGGGCAACAGTCTGACAGCTCTGGTGTGACACCTTTCATACCCCCTGAAGTCTTGCTGTGTGGCTTAAATCAATACCACTGTTAATCAGCTACTTTAAAGTGCCTCCATCTGGTGATTAAAATTTGCTAAAAAAATCAAGAGACTTGGCGACGAGAGTGGTCTGGAAAATAAAGCCTATGGCTTCTAGTGCCCTTGCTCTGCCAGACACTGGTATGTCTGAGGCACTCAAAGGAAAGACTAGAAAGGGAAGTAAAGTGGCTTTGGGAGGCCTTTGCCTCCAGAGCATTGATTCGAAGGTTGTGGCTAAAGAGCTGGGCATTtcgtgggagtggggagggccaGGCAGAGAATTTGTGCACATCACCAAAGCAACTTTTCAGTCAGCCTTTGTCAGTCTTGGGAGAGAGGCTGGCCAAGGGACTGAAAGCAGACCTCAGAGACAGTGTGGGAAAGGTCGTGCGGCCAATATTGAGGCTATATATTTCCGTGAAGAAATGGTAGATGTCAGTCTGACCCCATTTCCCAACACCAAATCACACTAgaggtttaaaaggaaaaaaatggttttaaagctTGGTTTGATGCTTATCCTGGTGTCTGACCTGTGTGACATTCAAAGCCAAGTCACCACGATTGCTTGGCATAAATGTCGCCCTGGTTTTTCCCCTAAATACCTTGCATCCTGGCTGTCAGAGAACCATGCCAGCCCATGCCGGGTGTCTAGGAATGATAAAAGGAAAGAGTTGAGTTGTTCTTGCTTTTAGGAATAATTCTACCATGAAAATCTTGACTTTTAGAAATCTTGACACTTCTGACACTTGTTCTTCCTAGATTAAGAGATTTGTTTTAAAGAGTGATGAGGATGGTGAGAGGAAAAATGAGCCTTTCTTTCTACAGGGGAATCAGCCCTGAGGGTACCTCCATTATCTTCACCTCCCAATAAAAAGGGGCCATTTTGTTCTGTGGTCCCTCCTGTTCAGACAGGCCCTTGTTGTATGAAGGTTCAGTGACTCTAAGGGCAGAAGCATGTTCAGGATGCCgaccaactgtgtgtgtgtgtgtgtgtgtgtgtgtgtgtgtgtgtgtgtgtattgaggTGGTGAAAATAAGGACTTTGGATCAGGCTGCATGGCTGCTCTACCTGGACATGCTTGTTGGTGAGCCTGTAAAGAGATATGCCAAGTCTATAGGGCTTCAGGCCTTGGGGATTTTCCACATCAGAGCATCATTTGACTCAGTTAGTTCCCTCCAACTCTGTTCTCCCTGGGGTCTGCTTTAGATGAGTTCCTTATAATCCAACAATGGTGGAAAGAAGCGGGAGGTGGAGCAGAACAGGCCACATTTTGTTAGCTGCTGCTTGGTATGTTCGTGCTTGTTTAGAAGTTTGTTGCTGTTCACCCAGAGCAAATTCACCCAAGGCCCAGTGCTATGAGGGACAGGTTTTCGTGAGGCAAGCCCTAGCACCCCACTTTAATCAGCAGCTCCTTTTGTTAGATAAGAGACCACGTCTAACTACCACACAGCAACTTGCATTTGTCCTCAGCTTGGTTTTGCAATCAGATGCCTCCTTGGCCTTTGAGCGCTCCAGAGGCTTGCCGACCTCAAAACCAGGCTGTGTGCCAGTCACGTGCTTGCAGCTCACTAGCCTTGGGGCTTGGCTTTGCCCTTTGCTGCAAGACAGACTTTGGGATTTGGGTCTGGGCTGCTCCTAACATTTGGGAGAGAATTTCAAAGAACTGCTGGGTTTGACAAGGCCAACATTGGGAAAGGAACAGCATGGTTTTGATAATCTGGGTTCAGTCCCATTTCTACAGACAATCCAACAGAAATATCTGGGAGagggtagggataaattgggagattgggttggacatatacacactactatgttataactaataaggacctactgtatagcacagggaactctactcagtactctgtaatgacctatatgggaaaagaatctaaaaaagagtggatatatgtatatgtatagctgattcactttgctgtacacctgaaactagcacaacattgtaaatcaactatactccaataaaaattctttttaaataaataaattacaactacagcaagtgggggaaaaaacaaaagaaatatctgggaggtttttttgtttgtttaaatttatttatttatggccgcattgggtctctgttgctacgcgcaggctttctctagttggggcgagcgggggctgctcttcgttgcagtgcgcatgcttctcattgtggtggcttctcttgctgcggagcacgggctctagacgcacgggcttcagtagttgtggcacgcaggctcagtagttgtggctcacgggcttagttgctccacagcatgtgggatcttcccggaccagggctcgaacccgtgtcccctgcattggcaggcagattcttaacccctgcgccaccagggaagtcctgggagatATTTAACAATAGAATATTTAGTCCTAAAATAAAACTTCAGTACAACAGAAACTATATGAGAAATATACTAATTTTATTTCTCCCTAATAGCTTTTGTATCAAATGCATTTTTATGGGGTCTTTTAAGAAAACAAGAGAGTACCACTCAGACTTTAAATGACAGTTTTGGCATTGGGTTCATTGTCAGGTATCCACCCACCTTGGTGTACCAGAATGGCAGCGTTGGGTCTGTTGATAACGTGGATGCAAGCAactacccaccaccaccacagtcagACTCCACTTCTCcgccttctccttccttctctgaggACAGCTTGCCTCCCCCACCAGCAGAATTCAGGTAAATGGTGATACCTCTTCCATCTACTAGGGGTGGTTAAATGCTCAAGAACAAAGTAAGAGTTCTAAATCCAGGCCAGGACCACTAAAGTGACTCCAGACAAGTGTGTCTAGATAATAGAAATAATTAGTATTTATTAAGTGTTTGTAAAGTGCCAGGCATTATGCCAAACACTATATATGTTACTTAATCCCCACAAGAGTCCTCTTGAGATaggtacccattttacagatgagtaaacagtgaagcacagagaggtcaatgAACTTACCTAAGATCTCACAGCCAGTAAGAGGCAGAGTCATGATTGGAAAGCAGGTCAGTCATGATTGGAAAGCAGGTCAGGCTTTctttccagagcctgtgttcttaacTACTAGCTACACCTGAGCAGATAGAAGTCACCAACTTATCTCTTGCTTTTTTTACTTGGCTCTGACTCAGCATGACATAAAGTGGTATAATCTCCTGCTGTACATAAAATATTGAACAGCCTCCTTCCCAGTTATCTAGGAACGTAGAAGATAGTCACCCTTTTCTCCTGTCACCTCTGGTCCATTTCACCGTGGATAAAATctccagaaagaaggaaacaaaagaaaaagagatgaaactTAGAATCTGACCATTTTGGTATTTGTCAGTGTCCCTGGCAGAGGTATATAGAGGAAGAGTTAGCAAGTAATGGCTGAAAGAGGAAGGGATCTGAGGAGTGTTAGATTTCAGTGTTTCCTCATAGTTACCTTTCTTTCTGATGCCTGACAAGTGAGAGCTTTGAAAAGTATGCTTGTCTCCTTGCACACTGTTTAATCAGAGATTGGGTATGTTGAAGACCCCTCAGATGGAGACCTAAAGCAGTGCTGTCACCCCCACCGCCCGCCCCATTCTTGGCGCTTGAAACCACTAATCCCAAGTCTCCTTCTGCCTCCCAAATCACTTCCTGCTTGTTGCCATGTTGGATGCAGCTAAGGCTCGAAGGTCTGTGGAAAATTCCAAGATGGATGCTTTTCTAAGGAGTAGCTATTAGTGTAGGGCAGATAAAAAGGTGGAAAAAGAATCCCTGCAGTCTCACACATGGCCTGAGACCTTGCAGCCTCAGTCAAGTAGGCCTGACCCAGGAGAGGTGCACCTTAATTCTCTCTCAACCCGGGTCAAGTCTGGCAGCACATTCATTTCCCGTCTCTGCTGATCCTCAGGCCCTCGTTCTGTCTCAAGTTTTTCCACATGAGCACTGAAGGTACATTCACCTAAATCTGTACCCCGCTCAGGTTCGGTCAGCTTGGCTTGGATTTCCTGCCCTCATAAGATCTGGTGAATGTTAATAGCCTGTGGAGCAGAGCCTGTGGGTAGTGGTGTTTGAATTTTTATTCCAGTTCTTTCTTGCGTGCCTTCTTAGTCCTGGCTCCAAGATTGAACTGACCCTTCTTCTTAGAAGGGTGCCTTCCCTTGGAGAGCTGAAAAGTTTGAGGGGGACCTAAGAGAGGATCTTGGCCAGCCCTTACCTGTTGGAAAAATCCTAAGTCCACTTTTTTCAGGTAGTTTTTCTCAATTTCTGCTTATACTCCTCTGCTAATGGGATGCTCATTACCTTACAAGGGTGCCCATTCCATTGTTGGTCTGTTCTGACCATCCCCAGGTTCTTCTTTCTATTTGAGGCAAAATGAATTGATACTGTCAACCAAAATGAACCTAGGCTTATAGATAAACTTAACTAAAAGTGGAGGTTTGCATCCTGAGAGTGATGGTGGGTCTTTTTGCTTTGTCCTTTTAGCTACCCAGCAGACAGTATCCAAAGAGGGTCTGGCTTAGCTGGGCCCAAAAGATCCAGTGTGGTCAGCCCAAGCCATCCACCACCAGCTCCTCCTCTGGGCTCTCCGCCAGGCCCCAAACCTGGGTTTGCTCCACCACCTGCCCCTCCGCCTCCACCTCTGATGATGAGCACTCCACCCCCACCACCGCTTGGAGGATTTGGGTCTCCAGGGACGCCACCACCACCTTCACCCCCATCTTTCCCACCTCACCCCGATTTTGCtgcccctccacctcctcccccacCGCCAGCAGCTGACTACTCACCTCTGCCACCACCTCCCTTGTCCCAACCAGCAGGAGGAGCACCtccgcctcccccgccccccccctcctccagggccccctcctccccctttcagTGGTGTAGATGGCCAGCCTGCTGCACCTTCACCACTTTCTGACACCACCAAGCCCAAGTCCTCCTTGCCTCCTGTGAGCGATGCCCGCAGCGACTTGCTTTCAGCCATCCGTCAAGGTAAAATCCCAATGGTGGGTCCGGGATCATGAAGCCTTTCTGCAGCTGGAAGACTGATTGGAGGGTGGACAAGGGGTTCTGCGACCTTCCAAGGGAATAGCTTTCGTTGGGTGGGGAGAGATTAAGACCTCAGATCAGCGTGAAGAAAGGCTTCACTCTAAAAATACAGAGGTTTATATTTCTTTCCACCTTGGTTTAAAGTAAAGACTTCTTATCGTGGGATCTTTGAACTCCTTGGAAATTTATGCTTTGTGTATGTTTGCATCCATTTTGTGCcccagagaaaaacaagaatCACTGTCTTAGAAGGTACTTCCTCAGCTGGACTCACACACTCCTTGTCCTCCACTTTTTTGCCTTTCATATCCTTCCTCCCTACTctcccccacttcccacccccttccttctcccctttttctcctatccccttcccttcctttcaccctaccttcctcccctccctcatcaTCATCTCACCATCATGGGGCATTTATTCTCTTTCTGTCAGAGGCCGGTTCTGGTCCCAAGGGACTGGAGTGGTTTCTTCTGTCTGATCCTCCAGGAACTGAAGGGTTGTCTAGTGGAGACAACCTAAGGCAGCTGAGCTTCATGAAAACAATGACTTGGGCAGACTGAGTGCCCACTAGGTGGGGATTGGCAGCCACTCCCCACTCAGTCTTGGGAGAAGTACCATCCTCACCAGCCTGAGAAACTGGGAAGCGTGGAAACTGGGAAGAATGGCAGGCTCCTTTCAGACACACCTGTAGCACTGGGGCCACAATTTCATAAAACCTGTCTTTACTTCTTGTCCTGAGGATCTTGCTTTCCCAGAGGGTCCTTCTTTTTCACTGTCCTTTCCAATACCCACCACCACCAGGGGCTGCTCCCTCTTCCACAGTCCTGGATGGATTCGGAGACTGACGCACCCCTtaacccttctctctctctcccaccaggCTTTCAGCTGCGCAGGGTTGAGGAGCAGCGGGAACAAGAGAAGCGGGATGTTGTGGGCAACGACGTGGCCACCATCTTGTCACGTCGCATTGCTGTGGAGTACAGCGACTCAGAAGATGACTCCTCTGAGTTTGATGAGGACGAGTGGTCGGATTAACTCTTCTGCCTGCTGCccgcttcctttttctttccttcctacctgCCTCCTTTGATGCCTACCCCGACAGTcccaaggggaaaaaagggaggaaaaaaagaatctcaagGGGCCAGAGCCTTCCCT harbors:
- the WASF2 gene encoding LOW QUALITY PROTEIN: actin-binding protein WASF2 (The sequence of the model RefSeq protein was modified relative to this genomic sequence to represent the inferred CDS: deleted 1 base in 1 codon), whose product is MPLVTRNIEPRHLCRQTLPSVRSELECMTNITLANVIRQLGSLSKYAEDIFGELFTQANTFASRVSSLAERVDRLQVKVTQLDPKEEEVSLQGINTRKAFRSSTVQDQKLFDRNSLPIPVLETYNTCDTPPPLNNLTPYRDDGKEALKFYTDPSYFFDLWKEKMLQDTKDIMKEKRKHRKEKKDNPNRGNVNPRKIKTRKEEWEKMKMGQEFVESKEKLGPSGYPPTLVYQNGSVGSVDNVDASNYPPPPQSDSTSPPSPSFSEDSLPPPPAEFSYPADSIQRGSGLAGPKRSSVVSPSHPPPAPPLGSPPGPKPGFAPPPAPPPPPLMMSTPPPPPLGGFGSPGTPPPPSPPSFPPHPDFAAPPPPPPPPAADYSPLPPPPLSQPAGGAPPPPPPPPPPGPPPPPFSGVDGQPAAPSPLSDTTKPKSSLPPVSDARSDLLSAIRQGFQLRRVEEQREQEKRDVVGNDVATILSRRIAVEYSDSEDDSSEFDEDEWSD